One genomic region from Nostoc sphaeroides encodes:
- a CDS encoding HD family phosphohydrolase yields MKIKQFLQFLTQQLTNWRRQYKGLRRKGKLMRSPKSKTQRRELLRTVLKNIILFLSKTNDKSERRKQERALNSKTKSVKTKSTIYAVCLNWVHEQRSLVILAIALVSLTGVIGHKLYNQTQIQIGNPAPQTITAPYTASIEDQKKTESQRQAVSQASLQVLMVDGRMNEQIKENLQKLLDDGNEIRAVAGAFPFFDPIILSISTQRYLRSCADSEWQALLVAVENTKIQHKKPTGRTVASSAPNQAPTPQKTKPVDFSQNTDFTQAVAELESYGVTPSEKNLSLVIAQISQARQRYTQANAKLLQLETVTPEAVYEESLLLDLSDEDWETTQMGIHQSAERILTQGIPQGLPKNILQDAVSLQLQTFVPESAESLAKNLLLAVLKPNLQKDEEQTRENAQKAAAGVPPVMVKVRDGEVIVRKGAQITAWNFKVLEHYHLVRREVKWHELVKLAGVIAIAIGIFVWVERHIDYELRQRDRLLVLLLTLSVPGLVTMGLPYTTWSAFGLLLGSFYGHILGLTVALLLLPILAISLDISKAALLAGVGGGILGSYIAQRLRSREELALLGVAIALTQGGIYLVVKILIGQAFGSTWYIVLREAGLFALSGLGWSVVALGLSPYLEKVFDLVTPIRLAELANPNRPLLKRLATETPGTFQHTLLVATLAEAAAKQLGCNVELVRAGTLYHDIGKMHDPLGFIENQMGGPNKHDTEIKDPWKSAEIIKKHVTEGLVMARKHLLPTAIQAFIPEHQGTMLIAYFHHQAQQMAQSDPSLTVDDADFRYDGPIPQSRETGIVMLADSCEAALRSLEASAKPLGGKRSLKDVSTEQALTMLNNILRTKWQDNQLVDSGLTREEMSQIAQIFVDVWQQFHHKRIAYPKLKASSPVQN; encoded by the coding sequence ATGAAAATCAAGCAATTTTTGCAGTTCTTAACCCAGCAATTGACTAACTGGCGGCGACAGTACAAAGGACTACGCCGTAAGGGAAAGTTAATGAGAAGTCCCAAAAGCAAAACCCAGAGAAGGGAACTTCTAAGGACTGTGCTTAAGAATATAATTCTATTTTTATCAAAAACCAACGATAAAAGCGAGCGCCGAAAACAAGAAAGAGCGCTCAACTCAAAAACAAAATCGGTCAAAACTAAGAGTACTATTTATGCAGTCTGTTTAAATTGGGTGCATGAACAGCGTTCGTTGGTAATTTTAGCGATCGCTTTAGTGTCTCTCACTGGTGTTATTGGACATAAATTATATAACCAGACTCAAATCCAAATCGGAAATCCCGCGCCGCAGACGATTACAGCGCCTTACACAGCTAGCATCGAAGATCAGAAAAAAACCGAATCACAGCGCCAAGCCGTTAGTCAAGCATCCTTACAAGTGTTGATGGTTGATGGGCGAATGAACGAACAAATCAAGGAAAATTTGCAAAAACTTCTAGATGATGGCAATGAAATTCGCGCCGTTGCTGGAGCTTTTCCTTTTTTTGATCCTATAATTTTGTCCATCTCTACCCAGCGCTACCTCCGCTCTTGTGCTGACTCGGAATGGCAAGCACTGCTAGTAGCTGTAGAAAATACTAAAATTCAGCACAAGAAACCAACAGGACGAACCGTCGCCTCATCCGCACCCAATCAGGCGCCAACGCCACAGAAGACAAAGCCTGTCGATTTTTCTCAAAACACTGATTTTACTCAAGCAGTAGCAGAACTAGAATCTTACGGCGTCACACCTTCTGAGAAAAACTTGTCTTTAGTGATTGCCCAAATTTCCCAAGCCCGCCAAAGATACACCCAAGCTAATGCCAAACTTTTACAGTTAGAGACTGTTACCCCAGAAGCAGTATACGAAGAATCCCTACTTTTGGATTTGTCAGATGAGGATTGGGAAACAACACAAATGGGAATCCACCAGAGTGCAGAGCGGATTCTCACCCAAGGCATCCCACAAGGACTGCCAAAAAATATTTTACAGGATGCGGTGAGTTTACAATTGCAGACCTTTGTACCAGAATCCGCCGAATCTTTGGCAAAGAACCTGTTGTTAGCTGTACTCAAGCCGAATCTGCAAAAAGATGAAGAACAAACAAGAGAAAACGCTCAAAAGGCTGCTGCTGGTGTGCCACCTGTGATGGTGAAGGTACGGGATGGTGAGGTGATTGTCAGAAAAGGAGCGCAGATTACTGCATGGAACTTTAAGGTGCTGGAGCATTATCACCTGGTTCGCCGGGAGGTAAAATGGCACGAGTTGGTGAAGTTAGCAGGCGTTATTGCGATCGCCATTGGCATTTTTGTCTGGGTAGAACGGCATATTGATTACGAATTGCGACAACGCGATCGCTTGTTGGTGTTACTGCTAACTCTGAGTGTGCCAGGGTTGGTAACGATGGGATTGCCTTATACCACTTGGAGTGCTTTTGGTTTATTGTTGGGAAGCTTCTACGGCCACATTTTGGGCTTGACAGTTGCCCTTCTGCTGTTGCCGATATTAGCTATTAGTTTGGATATCAGCAAGGCTGCGCTTTTAGCTGGTGTCGGGGGAGGAATATTAGGTAGTTACATAGCGCAACGATTGCGATCGCGTGAGGAATTAGCATTATTGGGTGTGGCGATCGCTTTAACTCAGGGCGGCATTTATCTAGTTGTTAAAATCTTAATTGGTCAAGCATTTGGTTCAACTTGGTATATTGTCCTCCGAGAAGCCGGATTGTTTGCTTTATCCGGTTTAGGCTGGAGTGTTGTCGCTTTAGGGTTGAGTCCTTATCTAGAAAAAGTTTTTGATTTAGTTACTCCCATCCGTTTAGCGGAGTTAGCGAACCCCAACCGCCCTTTATTAAAACGACTTGCTACAGAGACTCCCGGAACTTTTCAACATACGTTACTTGTGGCTACCCTTGCTGAAGCTGCTGCCAAACAACTAGGATGCAATGTTGAACTAGTCAGGGCTGGTACATTATATCACGATATTGGCAAAATGCACGACCCCCTTGGATTTATAGAAAATCAAATGGGGGGGCCGAATAAACATGATACAGAGATTAAAGATCCTTGGAAGAGTGCAGAAATTATTAAAAAGCACGTAACTGAAGGGTTGGTGATGGCGCGTAAACACCTTTTACCGACAGCAATTCAAGCTTTTATTCCAGAGCATCAGGGAACGATGCTAATTGCCTATTTCCATCATCAAGCCCAGCAAATGGCGCAGTCAGATCCAAGTTTAACAGTAGACGACGCAGATTTTCGCTACGATGGGCCGATTCCCCAATCACGGGAAACCGGAATTGTCATGTTAGCAGATTCTTGTGAAGCGGCGCTGCGATCGCTCGAAGCATCGGCTAAACCTTTGGGAGGGAAGCGATCGCTTAAAGATGTTTCGACTGAACAAGCTTTAACAATGTTAAATAATATTCTGCGTACCAAATGGCAAGACAATCAACTCGTAGACTCAGGATTAACACGAGAAGAAATGTCACAAATTGCCCAGATATTTGTAGATGTTTGGCAACAATTTCATCACAAACGCATTGCCTATCCTAAATTGAAGGCTAGTAGTCCTGTGCAAAATTGA
- a CDS encoding ADP-ribosylglycohydrolase family protein has protein sequence MRYSPISRFKGTLLGAFLGESLTSRGKIQFQSYPDFGRMAVLGTQSLIALGRLDLDDWIGRQQQESLDLAATDDISIKIILATVPIALFFHENPIKLRHNLLHVLKIWEDDPIVRDGTLAVGYAIALALTEKLNPLTLIPQTISFLQETPTSIPKKLLTVQNLLEQGAGLSRAQAEFAREEQLSNIIAMAFYCFLSTLEDFRLAVLRATYNSNSKVQDATPLSLQATGAITGALSGAYNGIGSIPVNWQVLLLQRNSPIWGLTSFSQMLKLIDAFVAVWSGVYDIALNPRELTEEGCEVALLSVYAAPRVIRSR, from the coding sequence ATGCGTTACTCTCCTATAAGTCGCTTTAAAGGTACTTTACTCGGAGCATTTCTGGGGGAAAGTTTAACTTCTCGTGGTAAAATACAGTTTCAGAGTTACCCAGATTTTGGCAGAATGGCGGTTCTGGGTACTCAGAGTTTGATTGCGTTGGGTAGATTAGATTTAGATGATTGGATAGGGCGTCAGCAACAAGAATCTCTTGATTTAGCAGCAACTGATGACATATCGATAAAAATAATTCTTGCGACAGTACCAATAGCACTTTTTTTTCACGAAAATCCAATTAAGCTTCGACATAACTTGCTGCATGTCCTAAAAATCTGGGAGGATGACCCAATAGTAAGGGATGGAACACTAGCAGTAGGATATGCGATCGCTCTTGCTTTAACTGAAAAACTCAACCCTTTAACCCTCATCCCACAAACAATTTCTTTTCTCCAAGAAACACCGACATCAATACCAAAAAAATTATTAACAGTTCAGAATTTATTAGAGCAAGGGGCGGGATTGTCAAGGGCGCAAGCTGAGTTTGCTAGAGAAGAACAACTCAGTAACATTATAGCTATGGCATTTTACTGCTTTTTGAGTACCTTGGAAGACTTTCGTCTGGCAGTTTTGCGGGCTACTTACAATAGCAATTCTAAAGTGCAAGATGCTACGCCTTTAAGCTTACAGGCTACAGGTGCAATTACTGGTGCTTTATCAGGAGCATATAACGGTATAGGCTCAATTCCTGTAAATTGGCAAGTCTTGCTCTTGCAAAGGAATTCTCCAATATGGGGACTAACTAGCTTTTCCCAAATGTTAAAATTAATTGATGCATTTGTGGCGGTGTGGTCAGGAGTGTATGATATTGCCTTAAATCCAAGGGAGTTAACAGAGGAGGGATGTGAGGTGGCTTTGCTTTCAGTTTACGCAGCCCCTCGTGTTATTCGGTCGCGTTAA
- the aroQ gene encoding type II 3-dehydroquinate dehydratase has translation MLNSTLQPLSILALHGPNLNLLGQREPGIYGALTLAEINRLLDEEGFKLQAKVFSVQSNHEGILVDTIHAALGQHHGILINAGAYTHTSVALRDAIAAVNLPTVEVHLSNIYRREDFRHHSYIAPVAIGQISGFGGQSYLLGLQALVNHLREARLIVQERRD, from the coding sequence GTGCTGAACTCGACGTTGCAACCCTTAAGCATTCTGGCACTGCATGGGCCAAACTTAAATTTGCTAGGACAGCGAGAACCAGGAATTTATGGTGCGCTGACTCTAGCTGAAATTAACCGCCTGTTAGATGAAGAGGGATTCAAGTTACAGGCGAAAGTTTTTTCTGTGCAGTCAAATCATGAAGGAATTTTGGTAGATACTATTCATGCCGCATTAGGACAACATCACGGGATTTTGATTAATGCAGGGGCATATACCCACACAAGTGTGGCATTGCGAGATGCGATCGCGGCTGTTAACTTGCCCACTGTAGAAGTACATCTGAGTAATATTTACCGTCGGGAAGATTTTCGCCATCATTCATATATCGCCCCAGTAGCGATCGGGCAAATAAGTGGTTTTGGCGGACAAAGTTACTTGTTGGGCTTACAAGCTTTGGTGAATCATTTAAGAGAGGCGCGATTAATCGTACAAGAGAGACGCGATTAA
- the topA gene encoding type I DNA topoisomerase: MSTLVIVESPTKARTIRNYLPAGYRVEASMGHVRDLPQSASEIPAAVKGESWAQLGVNVDADFEPVYVVPKDKKKIVTQLKEALKDVDELILATDEDREGESISWHLYQLLKPKVPTKRMVFHEITQEAIKKALKNCRNIDEQLVRAQETRRILDRLVGYTLSPLLWKKIAWGLSAGRVQSVAVRLLVTRERQRRAFHEGTYWDLKASLSKEKTPFGAQLVTLAGTKIANGSDFDATTGQITAGRNVLLLNEDQAVALKERLTGKTWSVTDMEERPVTRKPSPPFTTSTLQQESNRKLRLSARDTMRVAQNLYEQGYITYMRTDSVHLSDQAIAAARSCVEKLYGQQYLSPQPRQYTTKSKGAQEAHEAIRPAGSTFRTPQETALGGRELAVYDLIWKRTVACQMADSRQTQITVQLQVEDAGFRSSGKRIEFPGYLRAYVEGSDDPEAALEDQEVILPNLKVGDHPNCTELEAVGHETQPPARYTEATLVKTLESEGIGRPSTYASIIGTIIDKGYAHLVSNALIPTFTAFAVTDLLEKHFPDIVDPSFTSKMEQTLDDIATGEAKWLPYLQQFYLGEKGLETLVKERESQIDATKARTVELENLDAKVRIGKYGPYIEVENGEGVITASIPKDLTPADLDPKQVEVLLRQKITGPDQVGRHPETGEPIYVKIGAYGPYVQLGDKTDENPKPKQASLLKGVTPETVTLEMAVGLLALPRTLGVHPVTGGKIQASLGRFGPYVVHDQGKEGKDYRSLKAADNVLTITLERALELLSEPKKGRSSTNSKSKAALRELGTHPDDEETINIYDGPYGPYIKHGKTNVSIPEGQTVENVTLAEALNLLSAKASTAKSTRKTTKSTSTKSKSTAKSTTSTKKKGTEG; this comes from the coding sequence ATGTCAACTCTCGTCATTGTCGAATCTCCAACCAAAGCTCGTACCATTCGCAACTACCTGCCAGCAGGCTATCGGGTGGAGGCGTCTATGGGTCATGTACGTGACCTACCCCAGTCGGCTAGTGAAATTCCTGCTGCCGTCAAAGGGGAATCATGGGCGCAGCTAGGGGTAAATGTGGACGCCGACTTTGAACCGGTATATGTTGTCCCGAAAGACAAAAAGAAAATTGTCACCCAGCTTAAAGAAGCCCTCAAGGATGTAGATGAACTGATTCTGGCAACGGACGAAGACCGGGAAGGTGAAAGTATTAGTTGGCATTTATACCAATTACTGAAGCCGAAAGTTCCGACTAAGCGGATGGTGTTTCACGAAATCACCCAAGAAGCGATCAAAAAAGCTCTGAAGAACTGCCGCAATATTGATGAGCAGTTGGTTCGCGCCCAAGAAACGCGGCGGATTTTAGATCGACTGGTGGGTTATACCCTGTCTCCCTTGCTATGGAAAAAAATCGCCTGGGGATTATCTGCTGGACGAGTGCAATCTGTAGCTGTGCGGCTTTTAGTCACTAGGGAACGCCAACGTCGCGCTTTCCATGAGGGTACATACTGGGATTTGAAAGCTAGTTTGTCAAAGGAAAAAACCCCCTTTGGTGCCCAGTTGGTAACATTGGCAGGAACCAAAATCGCTAACGGCAGCGATTTTGACGCAACGACCGGACAAATTACCGCAGGTCGCAATGTCTTGTTACTAAACGAAGACCAAGCTGTAGCGCTTAAGGAACGCCTAACTGGGAAAACCTGGAGTGTTACCGATATGGAGGAACGCCCAGTGACGCGCAAACCGTCGCCACCGTTCACCACTTCGACGTTGCAACAAGAATCTAACCGGAAATTACGCCTCTCAGCCCGTGACACAATGCGGGTTGCCCAGAATTTGTACGAGCAGGGGTATATTACCTATATGCGGACAGATTCGGTACATTTGTCAGATCAAGCGATCGCAGCTGCTCGGAGTTGTGTAGAAAAGCTTTACGGTCAACAATACCTCAGTCCCCAACCCCGGCAATACACCACCAAATCCAAAGGCGCACAAGAGGCGCACGAAGCAATTCGTCCAGCAGGTAGCACCTTCCGCACTCCCCAAGAAACTGCTTTGGGCGGTCGAGAACTTGCTGTCTACGATTTGATTTGGAAGCGGACTGTTGCTTGTCAAATGGCTGATTCTCGCCAAACTCAAATTACCGTGCAATTGCAAGTCGAGGATGCTGGATTCCGTTCTTCTGGCAAACGGATTGAATTTCCCGGATACTTACGCGCCTACGTCGAAGGTTCAGACGACCCAGAAGCAGCACTAGAAGACCAAGAAGTGATTTTGCCGAATCTGAAAGTAGGAGATCATCCGAATTGTACAGAGCTAGAAGCAGTTGGGCACGAAACCCAACCGCCAGCTAGGTACACCGAAGCAACTTTAGTAAAAACTTTAGAAAGCGAAGGTATCGGTCGTCCCAGTACCTACGCCAGCATCATTGGCACGATCATCGACAAGGGTTATGCCCATTTGGTGAGTAACGCTCTTATTCCTACCTTCACCGCTTTCGCCGTCACCGACTTACTGGAAAAACATTTCCCAGACATCGTTGATCCCAGTTTCACCTCGAAGATGGAGCAAACCCTTGATGACATTGCCACAGGTGAAGCAAAATGGCTACCCTACTTGCAGCAATTCTATCTGGGAGAGAAAGGGCTGGAAACCCTGGTAAAAGAACGGGAAAGTCAAATTGATGCCACCAAAGCTAGGACTGTAGAACTGGAGAATCTAGATGCCAAAGTCCGCATTGGGAAATATGGCCCCTACATTGAGGTCGAAAATGGTGAGGGGGTTATTACCGCCTCAATTCCCAAAGACTTGACACCAGCCGACCTCGACCCTAAACAGGTAGAAGTATTGCTGCGACAAAAAATCACAGGCCCCGATCAGGTAGGTCGGCATCCCGAAACTGGCGAACCGATTTATGTGAAAATTGGGGCTTATGGGCCTTATGTCCAATTGGGTGATAAAACCGACGAAAACCCCAAACCGAAACAAGCCTCCCTACTTAAAGGTGTCACCCCCGAAACCGTTACCCTGGAAATGGCTGTTGGTCTGTTGGCACTACCCCGAACATTAGGAGTTCACCCAGTCACTGGCGGCAAAATCCAAGCAAGTTTGGGGCGCTTTGGCCCTTATGTGGTTCATGACCAAGGTAAGGAGGGGAAAGACTACCGTTCTCTAAAAGCTGCTGACAATGTATTGACAATTACCTTAGAACGTGCATTGGAATTATTGTCTGAACCCAAAAAAGGACGCAGTTCTACAAACAGTAAGTCCAAGGCAGCTTTACGCGAATTGGGTACACATCCAGATGATGAAGAAACAATTAACATCTACGATGGCCCCTATGGCCCTTACATTAAGCATGGCAAAACTAATGTGAGTATCCCAGAAGGTCAAACGGTAGAAAATGTCACCTTGGCTGAGGCGCTGAACTTGTTGTCAGCTAAAGCATCAACAGCGAAATCGACTCGCAAAACGACTAAATCAACGAGTACCAAATCTAAGTCAACTGCTAAGTCAACAACCTCTACGAAAAAAAAGGGCACAGAAGGTTAA
- a CDS encoding DUF6745 domain-containing protein — protein sequence MSLIEKLTPEQEALIPVYRQKWRAIALSTERIDREKAAEAVKAAYIAIDFGYEKPEIFFQDSPYAACNWMLKRLSPEFLESYLNEPNSLGGLFSAHFSHELSSILNQQLGSQQLDNCFYRVADDPLNHEIYNNLSEKFSIELNEQREDFSWWIKIQLNDCFKPESHVNWMTGFDYCISVLNIVHPQQEWKIFQSLIQECGWLFAYDDICIICDRPLHLRFDNENRLHAEGEPAIEFIDGYSLYSYHGVTLPEKYGKIHPQQWQAQWLLTEENAELRRVLIQGIGYARICQELQAIELDTWQEYTLLKIDADVDQEPIYLLKMTCPSTGFIHALRVPPNMNSAREAISWVNWGVDPEEFAVQT from the coding sequence ATGTCGCTGATTGAAAAGTTAACGCCTGAGCAAGAGGCTTTGATTCCAGTTTATCGCCAAAAGTGGAGAGCGATCGCGCTTTCAACTGAGCGGATTGATCGTGAAAAAGCGGCGGAAGCGGTAAAAGCTGCCTATATTGCAATTGACTTTGGCTATGAAAAGCCTGAAATCTTTTTTCAGGATAGTCCTTACGCAGCTTGCAACTGGATGCTAAAACGATTGTCACCAGAATTTCTAGAGAGTTACCTCAATGAACCGAATAGTTTAGGGGGCTTATTTTCGGCTCATTTTTCTCACGAACTTTCGAGTATACTCAATCAGCAGTTGGGAAGCCAACAATTAGACAACTGTTTTTATCGTGTGGCAGATGATCCTTTAAATCATGAAATATATAACAACTTAAGTGAAAAATTTAGCATTGAGCTAAACGAGCAAAGAGAGGATTTTTCGTGGTGGATTAAAATTCAACTTAATGATTGCTTTAAACCTGAAAGCCACGTTAATTGGATGACTGGGTTTGATTACTGTATCTCTGTTTTGAACATTGTTCATCCTCAACAGGAATGGAAAATATTTCAATCTTTAATTCAAGAATGTGGTTGGTTGTTTGCGTATGATGACATTTGTATTATCTGCGATCGCCCCCTTCACCTGCGCTTCGACAATGAAAACCGCCTCCACGCTGAAGGCGAACCCGCCATTGAATTTATTGATGGATATAGCTTGTACTCATACCACGGTGTAACCTTACCTGAAAAATACGGTAAAATCCACCCGCAGCAATGGCAAGCTCAATGGCTTTTGACAGAGGAAAACGCCGAACTACGGCGAGTACTAATTCAGGGTATCGGTTACGCCAGAATTTGCCAAGAATTGCAAGCTATTGAATTAGATACTTGGCAAGAATACACGTTATTAAAAATTGATGCTGATGTTGATCAAGAACCAATTTATTTATTAAAAATGACTTGCCCTAGCACAGGATTTATTCACGCCTTGCGAGTTCCACCAAATATGAATTCAGCGCGTGAAGCAATTAGCTGGGTAAATTGGGGTGTAGATCCAGAAGAATTTGCTGTGCAAACCTGA
- a CDS encoding iron uptake porin, with protein sequence MQKFWKYLLVSPAVCGVMLFFNTATFAGETSGKSEINQPQVLANPDAKATNIAPVQPMAQVTSVSQFSDVQPTDWAFQALQSLVERYGCIAGYPNSTYRGNRALTRYEFAAGLNACLDRVNELIATATGDLINKQDLATLQKLQEDFSAELATLRGRVDAVEAKSAELEANQFSTTTKLQGQVVAVVSDVLSGNTVNTEEITDKNTTLGVRARIELVTSFTGKDTLFTRIQANNIVSPNINTPEGNLFFAGDGTTNASIDALFYRFPLGEKTEVVAIANAGAADDLTSTVNLFDGDGAFGALSTFGTRNPIYYQIGGAGLGVTHEFSDKLALSLGYLSGAANDPNPNNGLFNGSYGALAQLTVKPSDRITIGLTYINSYNQPLLTGSNAATFQNIATIQALPQEEVAFSSNSYGVQASIGITKNIVLGGWAGYTNSQSLRGNRGDIDIWNYAVTLGFPDLGREGNLAGIIAGVEPKVTSSNIAGLNSDPDTSYHLEGFYQYKLSDNITITPGVIWLTSPDHNNNNDDVVIGTLRTTFSF encoded by the coding sequence ATGCAAAAATTCTGGAAATATCTGCTAGTTAGTCCAGCAGTCTGCGGTGTCATGCTATTTTTTAATACTGCTACATTTGCAGGTGAAACATCGGGTAAGTCTGAAATCAATCAACCGCAAGTTTTAGCTAATCCAGACGCAAAAGCTACGAACATCGCGCCAGTTCAGCCAATGGCGCAAGTTACCTCCGTGTCTCAATTTTCTGATGTACAACCCACTGACTGGGCATTTCAAGCATTGCAGTCCTTAGTTGAACGCTATGGTTGTATTGCAGGATACCCAAATAGCACTTATCGCGGTAATCGGGCATTAACGCGATATGAATTTGCGGCTGGTTTGAATGCTTGTCTCGATCGGGTTAACGAACTAATTGCTACAGCTACTGGCGATTTAATTAACAAACAAGATTTAGCAACATTACAAAAGCTGCAAGAAGATTTTTCAGCAGAACTAGCGACACTCCGAGGTCGTGTAGATGCAGTAGAAGCTAAAAGTGCTGAATTGGAGGCGAATCAGTTCTCAACCACAACCAAACTACAAGGACAAGTGGTTGCAGTCGTTAGCGATGTTTTGTCAGGAAATACAGTCAACACTGAGGAAATTACAGACAAGAATACAACTTTAGGGGTACGAGCGCGGATAGAACTTGTGACCAGCTTCACAGGAAAAGATACGCTGTTTACCAGAATCCAGGCTAATAATATTGTTAGTCCTAACATTAACACCCCAGAGGGTAACTTGTTTTTTGCTGGTGACGGTACCACCAATGCTTCTATAGATGCACTGTTCTACAGATTTCCCTTGGGCGAAAAAACAGAGGTTGTCGCGATCGCCAACGCAGGTGCAGCAGATGACCTTACCAGTACTGTTAATCTCTTTGACGGGGATGGCGCTTTTGGTGCTTTATCTACCTTTGGTACACGCAACCCAATTTATTATCAGATAGGCGGCGCGGGGTTGGGAGTAACGCACGAGTTCAGTGATAAATTGGCACTGAGTTTAGGGTATTTGAGTGGTGCAGCTAATGACCCTAATCCCAATAATGGTTTGTTCAATGGTAGTTATGGAGCGTTGGCACAGTTGACGGTTAAACCAAGCGATCGCATTACTATTGGTTTAACTTACATTAATTCCTACAATCAGCCACTACTTACTGGTAGCAATGCAGCAACATTTCAGAATATAGCAACTATCCAGGCTTTACCGCAAGAGGAAGTAGCATTTTCCAGTAATTCTTACGGTGTCCAAGCATCCATCGGCATTACTAAAAACATTGTCTTGGGTGGTTGGGCTGGATACACCAACAGCCAAAGCTTGAGAGGAAACCGTGGAGACATTGATATTTGGAACTATGCCGTTACTCTCGGCTTTCCCGACCTTGGTAGAGAAGGTAACTTAGCAGGTATCATCGCTGGTGTAGAGCCGAAAGTAACAAGCTCTAACATCGCAGGATTGAATAGCGATCCTGATACATCCTATCATCTTGAGGGGTTCTACCAGTATAAGCTGAGTGACAATATCACTATTACCCCAGGAGTCATCTGGTTAACATCCCCAGATCATAACAATAACAACGATGATGTTGTTATTGGCACACTGAGAACCACATTCAGTTTCTAA
- a CDS encoding metal ABC transporter substrate-binding protein translates to MLLITAGCSQSNPNQGTTSEQSPQAQEAASTPSVQSGKTKVVTTFLPIYLFTKAVAGNVADVEILVPPGTEVHEYQATPQNVKAIATANVLVKNGLGLEQFLENTVKNAQNNKLTEINASIGIKPLNEISPVVKTEREEEDHDHEHAQGNPHVWLDPVLAKQQVTNIRDGLIAADPANKATYEANAAAYIKELESLNGEFQQTLQKTPSCTFVTFHDAFPYLAQRYKLKQVAVVQIPEDQLSPTDVQNAVNAVKKYNVKALFSEPGVDNKLLSSLSKDLKLTLRPLDSLETGETDPQHYFKAMKANLQTLQTACK, encoded by the coding sequence ATGTTGTTAATAACTGCTGGCTGTAGTCAATCGAATCCGAATCAGGGAACAACTTCCGAACAGTCGCCGCAAGCACAGGAAGCTGCTTCTACCCCATCGGTGCAGTCGGGAAAAACTAAAGTAGTGACAACATTTTTACCGATATATTTGTTTACTAAGGCAGTAGCTGGGAATGTGGCAGATGTAGAAATTTTAGTGCCACCTGGTACGGAGGTGCATGAATACCAAGCGACACCACAAAATGTCAAGGCGATCGCTACTGCAAATGTGTTAGTAAAAAATGGTTTAGGTTTGGAGCAGTTTCTGGAAAATACTGTCAAAAATGCCCAAAATAACAAATTAACTGAAATTAATGCAAGTATTGGTATTAAACCCTTAAATGAAATTTCACCCGTTGTAAAAACAGAGAGAGAGGAAGAAGACCACGACCATGAACACGCTCAAGGTAACCCTCACGTTTGGTTAGATCCAGTTTTGGCAAAACAGCAGGTAACTAATATTCGGGATGGATTAATTGCTGCTGACCCGGCGAATAAAGCTACTTATGAGGCGAATGCTGCGGCTTATATTAAAGAATTAGAAAGTTTAAACGGCGAATTTCAACAGACTTTGCAGAAAACTCCTAGTTGCACCTTTGTTACCTTTCATGATGCGTTTCCATATTTAGCTCAACGTTATAAGCTCAAGCAAGTTGCTGTGGTACAAATTCCCGAAGACCAACTTTCACCAACAGATGTGCAAAATGCAGTAAATGCTGTGAAAAAGTACAATGTTAAAGCTTTATTTAGCGAACCAGGAGTAGATAACAAACTTCTATCCAGCCTTTCCAAAGATTTAAAATTAACTTTGCGTCCTCTGGATTCTCTAGAAACTGGCGAAACAGATCCACAGCATTATTTCAAGGCTATGAAAGCTAACTTGCAAACTCTGCAAACGGCGTGTAAATGA